The genomic window CTGGCCGCCGATGATGAGCCCGAACGCGTGGCAGAGGGAGCGACGGGCGCTGAGCGATACCTCCGCTGCCAGAAGGTTGTTTTCCTCGTGTCCCTTTACGATGCGCAGGGCGAACTCGGAGGAGGAAATGGTCTCCTGGATGGATTCCTTGGACGGCTGGGCTCGGCTGAGCAGGTTGGCCCGGTTGGCGTGGGCGGACGCCATTTCCATGGCCAGGCGCGGGTCGTCCTTTTGCTTGATCTTGGCCAGCACGCGAATGGTTTCGTCGAAGGAGGCGACCGCCTGCTGCAGGTTGCTCTTGTCGGAGCTCCACATCAGGGCCCGACCTACGCTGGATCGGATATTCGCCACCAGGGAGCCGATGGCGAACTCCTCGACCGGCTGATCCTCCAGAATGCGCAGGGCGGCCTCGAAGGCGTTGATGGTGCGGACTTCCGGTTTCGCCGGGTTGCTCTGGCGAGCGAAGGCGTTTCCGAGGTTCAGGTAGGTGGCGGCGAGCTGGTGGCGGAAGCGGGCGTTCTCCTTCCAGGGGAGTTTCTCCAGGATGCTGATGGCCTGGTGAAAGCAGTTCTCCGCTTGGGCCAGGGCTTCCTTCTGTCCGGTGCGGAACTGGGTATGCCCGATGTTTCCCCAGACCGCGGCGATGTCCGCCAAGTGGGAGGGATTGGGCTCTTTGATCGCTTCGAAGTGCTTGAGCGCTTCCTGGTAGCCTTGGATTCCAGCCTCGATGCCCTCCTTGGTATGGGTGTTCACCTGGGCGTTGGCCTTGCCCATCACGGCCCAGCCGCGCAGGTGCTGCTTTTCGGTCCCCTCCTCTAGGGAGGCGTCGTCGAGCAAGGCGAGGGCTTCGTCGAAACCTTTGATGGCCTCTTCGATGGCGCGAGGATCGCGCTGGGCGGTGGCGTCCGCCTTGGCGATGGCTTTGCGTGCGGGTTCGAAAGGAGAGGGCGTTTCGGGGCTTGGGTCTTCGTTTTCTGCTTTATCCACCATGGTATGAAAGAGGGTTTTGTTCGGGACGGTTTTAGAAAGCCGCGTAGGTTGAGGAAGGCGGCCCTTCATGGCGAGGATTAGTTGGGTTGAGGCCCGGCTCTGGCGTTTTATCGAGCGGGAATCTTGTGGATTTCCACCGTGGCGTGCACCACGTTGAGGGCCTTCGGTATGCGTTGCTTGTACTGTTCGGGGGCCAGCGGACTGGCGCTAGCGATCGTGATCTGGGCGTTGTTGAGACCGGGACCGATGGACCAGAGGTGCAGGTCGGTCACGCTGGCGTCGGCGCCTGCCACCGCTGCCCGCAGGGTTTCGAGTCGCTCGTCGCTCGCTTGGTGATCGAGCAGGGTTTGGCTGGTGGAGCGTATCAGGCCGAGGGACCAGTTCGCTACCAGAAGCGAACCGACGATGCCCATCAAGGGATCCATCCAAATCCAGCCGAAGTACTTGGCGGCCAGCAAGGCCACGATGGCGGTGACGGAAGTGAGGGCGTCGGCCATGACGTGCAAGTAGGCCGAGCGAAGGTTGTGGTCGTGATGGTGATGATCCCCTTCGTGATGATGATGATGGCCGTGCTGGTGGTGGTCGTCCTCGTGGTGGTGATGCTCCTCTTCGCCATGGTGGTGGTGATGGTGGTGCCCTTTTTCTCCGAGCAGCAGCATGCTGGCGCCGTTGACCACCAGTCCGATGATCGCTACGGCGATGGCCCAGTTGAAGGCGATCGACACGGGGTTGAGCAATCGTTCGACGCTTTCCCAAGCCATCATCACCGCGAAACCGGCGAGCAGCAGGGCGCCTGTGTAGCCACCGAGGGCGTTCACTTTTCCGGTGCCAAAGGAAAAGCGCGGGTTGGCGGCGTTTCTGCGAGCGTAGATGTAGGCGAAGGCGTTGATGGCGAGGGCGGCGGCGTGCGAGGCCATATGCAAGCCATCGGCTAGCAATGCCATGGAGCCGAAGTAGACGCCTGCTCCGATTTCGATGATCATCATGGCGAAGGTGATCGCGATGACGATCAGGGTGCGGCGTTCGCCGTCC from Pelagicoccus sp. SDUM812003 includes these protein-coding regions:
- a CDS encoding tetratricopeptide repeat protein; amino-acid sequence: MVDKAENEDPSPETPSPFEPARKAIAKADATAQRDPRAIEEAIKGFDEALALLDDASLEEGTEKQHLRGWAVMGKANAQVNTHTKEGIEAGIQGYQEALKHFEAIKEPNPSHLADIAAVWGNIGHTQFRTGQKEALAQAENCFHQAISILEKLPWKENARFRHQLAATYLNLGNAFARQSNPAKPEVRTINAFEAALRILEDQPVEEFAIGSLVANIRSSVGRALMWSSDKSNLQQAVASFDETIRVLAKIKQKDDPRLAMEMASAHANRANLLSRAQPSKESIQETISSSEFALRIVKGHEENNLLAAEVSLSARRSLCHAFGLIIGGQSAEKQQEIHDKASDLLEDGLKLVKTWESRGARGLRPSAQHLFHLGCAFYCTQQPHFLPEFVNENLNLEEPDQVMRESAERTIKEALSRMEKADAADSEVANVLKKTLAKVEAPAPKEEEPKQEA
- the dmeF gene encoding CDF family Co(II)/Ni(II) efflux transporter DmeF, whose protein sequence is MRSISDLQHSHTFGQEERQDGERRTLIVIAITFAMMIIEIGAGVYFGSMALLADGLHMASHAAALAINAFAYIYARRNAANPRFSFGTGKVNALGGYTGALLLAGFAVMMAWESVERLLNPVSIAFNWAIAVAIIGLVVNGASMLLLGEKGHHHHHHHGEEEHHHHEDDHHQHGHHHHHEGDHHHHDHNLRSAYLHVMADALTSVTAIVALLAAKYFGWIWMDPLMGIVGSLLVANWSLGLIRSTSQTLLDHQASDERLETLRAAVAGADASVTDLHLWSIGPGLNNAQITIASASPLAPEQYKQRIPKALNVVHATVEIHKIPAR